The Salvelinus alpinus chromosome 29, SLU_Salpinus.1, whole genome shotgun sequence region ACATTAAATCTTACCATCATAATAATAGCACACTTTCTTCTTTGTTCCTCCTGCAGACGACAGCGCCATTTTACTCCAATTAGCACTGCACAGTTCTTTGTGCCTACACTGGATAATTTGCACTATCGTCTCGTCCAATCACCGAAACCTGCTCGGCTCGAAGGCGTTGTTGCGAAGGATGTACTTTTTTCTGTCTGCGCTGTTCACTGGTCTGTGATGCCAGTTATGTGCTTCTAACAAGCCTACAAGAATATGTTGAATAAATAAATCCACATATAAATTCCTCATATTGCTGTATGATGAACGCCAATTTTTCCACCTACACTGCAAGACTAACGACCTTGCGCATAATCGACACATTCCTGTACAATGATCTTGCACAAAATATTGTTTCTCTCACATTGAAGCTGTATATTGAAGTACATAGGCAAaaggatgatggtgatgatagtcAACTACAGTAACCTTTATACCTCATTTTCAATAGTTCAACTTTTAGCCACCAGATGGTTCCATTGTACTAAAATAAGCTAGTCTGCTCAGCTTTGCATGTGTTGTGTTGCTTATAAAAAGCTTCCCACAGAGTTTCAAACTATTGTCCTACCATCTCTGGCACTATACCTGTCTGAACAACAGCATACCTGTCCGCTACCCCACCCttcttaaaggggaagttcagtaTCTATGCTGAAATCATCCTGGCATAAGTGACATAAATGGTCTGCTTTATTTTTTGGGAACTCAGTCTGGGTCTCAAAATGTGTTCctattgttatgtcagtcactgacagtcactctgcTGTAAAATTGTCTCTGCCCCCATgtcaaaatcaaaacaaatccAATGGTATTCGGCACatgggccgaatacaacaggtgtaggtagaccttaccatgaaacgcttccttacaagccctcaaccaacaatgcagatttttTAAAGTCAATTTTAAGTACAAATTAAAGataaataaagaataaacgaaagcaccccccaccaggtgtctcctatTTACCCCATtaccccctgtgtatttatacctgcattttctgtctgtctgttgccagtttgtcttgttttgtcaggtcttaccagcgtgtttcCCCTATTCGTCTGTGCTCAAGTTTTTGTTTTCTAGTCTCCCGGTTCTGACCTTCCTATctgtcctgagcctgcctgccgttctgtccctGATTGACTATGCCTTGGATTACGAACCTCCGTCTGCCCTCGACCTGCCCTCGACCTGCCCctttaatataataattattctGAGAATAGAACTATccacctcctgtgtctgcatctgggtcatatcctgagtcgtgatatgTTTAAATGTGCATCTGATATGATTGATAAAATCTTCTTACAATTTTTACAAATATACCGTTTTAATTAATTAGATAATGATACGGTTCTGTATGAAAACTCTCTTCCCCGATAGTCCAAGTAAACTAGTACCTAATGACCTCATCCACAGTAGTAGGCTAGTACTTAACGACCTCATCCACAGTAGTAGGCTAGTACCTAACGACCTCATCCACAGTAGTAAGCTACCTAACGACCTAATTCACAGTAGTAAGCTACCTAACAACCTCATCCACAGTAGTAAGCTACCTAACGACCTCATTCACAGTAGTAAGCTACCTAACAACCTCAATCACAGTAGTAAGCTACCTAACAACCTCATCCACAGTAGTAAGCTACCTAACGACCTCATCCACAGTAGTAAGCTACCTAACGACCTCATCCACAGTAGTAAGCTACCTAACGACCTAAATCACAGTAGTAAGCTACCTAAAGACCTCATCCACAGTAGTAAGCTACCTAACAACCTCATCCACAGAAGCAAGCTTCCTGAAGACCTCATCCACAGTAGCTACCTAACGACCCCATTCACGTATTCACAAATTGTCAGTTCAGTGATTAGAGTAATAGACTTTGTGAGTTCGACAAATGCCTCTGCAATCTGTGCAAAATGGCTGAAGCAACACTAACGTGGAGCTACATCTGTGTGTGAATAATTCATCATTGTTTGAAGGCTGGGATGACTAGAAATAACTCTGATCTCAACTCATCATATCACCATGTGAACTAGGTCAGTGGGCGtatccccaatggcaccctattccccattggACTCTGGTCCaaattagtgcactacatacagtatagtgaGTAGGATGTCATTTAGGATGCAGACCCCTACAACCAACCCTGATCAGGATCAACGATTTAGAGTTCAACAAATTCAATTGAATTAACTTTATTGAGGAAGAATACACGAGAAGTTATTTCTTATATGATTTTAAGATGTTTTTAGATTTGAGGAGGTATATAAGTCCTAAGGAATGACGTCCTGAGAGATGCTGTCActacaggggtcagaggtcacaggGATAATGTGGGTGTATGCAAAGGATCATTGGCTGCTTTCCAATTCTCTACCATTTTccagaagtgtgcacttgttctgTTCACTACTTATTACAAATCTagaagcattggattggtggaggcATGGGCTAGTGGGAGTTTTCCACTCTGCTTCTTAGGCCAGTCATTTCCTTTCAACACAGTGAAGGGGAGTgcacaagtgcacactttgggaagAAGGAGAGACAATAAGGTACatagggagaatctcaattgcatttccttgaCTCCTCACATCCTTCTCCAAACACATTGGATATTTCCTTGACTCCTCACATCCTTCTCCAAACACAAGTCCCTCTAACTATCTTATCCAATATGTTTTTGAAAAggagctgaggagagaggacgtgaGAAGTCAAGAAAAATATATTGAGATTGTGCCATAGCCCTAGAAAGTAGCATCATGAGGTGGATCTCAATACTCTGcagtactctctcctctccatcagcACTTTTCCATCAAAACTTCTTCTCTGTGCGAACTCATAGCCTATGTCCAAAATTATGAAAAATTAGGTATTGTCCACTCTTGTTTTCAGTTGTAGGTGGTTTACTACTATGTGTGATTGGTTGATTACATATTTAATTGGTCAGGCTTGTCAAGAATGTCAGGCTTTCTCTTAGCTGGACATTAATCTTGGGATTGTGGACTATGAGAAGTCTAAAACACATCAATGTGCTCTTACAAGAATCACATTCCTATCGGAAAATATAATGTAACTCATTGATTCTTAGAATTTGGAAAGCAcattgtacactgaacaaaaatataaacagaacatgtgaagtgttggtcccatgtttgatgagctgaaataaaagatcccagaagtgTTCCATATGCTcaagaagcttatttctctcaaattagtttacatccctgttagtgagcatttctcctttgccaagataatcgatccatctgacagatgtggcatatcaagaaactgattaaatagcatgattattacacaggtacaccttgtgctggggacaataaaaggcctctctaaaatgtgcagtttttcacacaacacaatgctacagatgtctcaagttttgagggagtggcaaattggcatgctgactgcaggaatgtccaccagagctcttgccagataatgtaatgttcctttctctaccataagccgcctccaatgtcgttttagagaatttggcagtacgttcaactggCCTCTCACAACCGcagtgtatggtgtcgtgtgggcgagcgctttgctgatgtcaacgttgtgaacagagtgccccatggtggcggtggggttatatgggcaggcataagctactgacaacgaacacaattgcattttatcgatggcaatttgaatacagcGATACCGTGACgatatcctgaggcccattgtcgcgccattcatccgccaccatcacctcatatttcagcatgataatgcacagccccatgtctcaaggatctgtacacaattcctggaagctgaaaatgtcccagttcttccacggcctgcatactcaccagacatgtcagccattgagcatgtttgggatgctctggatcgacgtgtacgacactgtattccagttcccgccaatatccagcaacttcgtcacagccattgaagaggagtgggacaacgttccacagtccacaatcaacagcATGATCCCCTCTAGTCCAAGGAGATGTGTGGCGCTGCATGAGattctgactggttttctgatccacacccctacctttttctgtgaccaacagatacatatctgtattcccagtcatgtgaaaatccatagattagggcctaatgaatttgtttcaatggactgatttccttatatgaactgaaaaggctttgaaattgttgcatgctgtGTTTATAGTTTTTGTTCAAGTAAAGAGGAATGTTTATGACCACAATAAACAGTTAATACGGATGTTGTTTTCCCCAGCCAGCGTGCTGTACAACTAAGCACCCACCTAAAAATAACAATATCCATACAACAATGGGCAGGTATTGGTAACCAACATTTATTTACCATTTTCAACTTTACAATAAAACCATAAACATCTGTCAACATTAGCAAAATAAAGAACAACATCAGTCCAATGTATTTACAGAGACCATCAAGCAAGAGTCAGgcttacacacacaccagacagatcaACAACTCTGCTttgttttaaaactgcaacaGTGAACATAGCAAGCGTAATTGttctttttttttaattcttTTTTTTATAGCCAAGATAAAAATCTAAACTTATTGATTTCTTCTTCTTTAAACAAACAAGACATAGCTTCTCTGAATTTTTAAAATGGTTCTCTATTGTACACCACAAAATACTTCAAATGTTGGGTTAAAATATAGGAATGTATAAAGTTGGCAAGTCTCTTTTGTttatttcttgtttatttttCTATTTGATGTGGTGGTTGGTTGGTGTCCTATCCTATCTAGTTCGTTGGCGTTGATGCATCTTTTTGAGCTGGGTGTTTTGAGAAAGACACGTCAACTCAACTCCCATCCAGAACTGTGTCTTCCACTCTCCCCGTCGTCCCACAGATATCAGCACATAATACTAACGGGTTCAGATGTCTCGCTGTAACCAGGGGTCGTAACCAGGGAAGTGAACTAGTGAATCTAGTCTGTCATCTTGTTACCATGACAAAAGTGGCACGAAGGAGTCTCTCACATAAATGTGTATATATTTACATATACATATATCTATACATatgtatacatatacacatatataaatatatatatatatataactcaattttttctctctctcttgaaaAACAGTTCACAGTCCTTGTTGTGGGTAAAGATACAATCACTCTGCTTTCTGTTGGGAGGGAGCTACTGCCGCGGGGGTCGAGCTGGTCTCCTCTGTTGGTTTGGTGAGCTCTGTGGCAGGAGCAACGGCAGCCgcctccttcacctcctcctTAGGAGCCTCCTTCACCTCCTCAGCTTTAGCCTGCACCTCCTCTGCCTTAGGGGCTTCTGTAGCGGGAGCAGCAGCCTCCTCCTTTaccacctcctctttcttctcctccgaATCCACGGCGGCTCCGTTCTCAGCTGGTTTCTCCTCAGCGGGAGCGGccgcctcctcctccaccacctcctctttCTTGGTCTTCTTCAGTTTCAGGCCCTTGAAGTTGAATGATTTCTTCAGGGAGAACTTCTTCTTTTTCTTGGGGGTATCCTTGACGGCGGCCTCACCATCCGGTTTGGCGGCCTCCTTGTCGGCGGCTGGCGCTGGCTCGATGGCGTCCCCTCCTGCGCCCGCCTCGGCGGCGTCAGTGGAACCGTTGGTGGCGGCCGTCTCTGTGGCAGAGACGTCACCGTTGGACTTGACATGGCCATTCTCctaggaggaaaggaggggaaaaTGAAGGAACTAAATTAGAGGATGGTTCTAATAAAGAAAATACAATTCAATGAATAAAGAAAATGGTATTTACATTAGATTTTTACACTGTGACTCAAACACAACCATCAACACATTTATCTATATGATTCGTCGTGCTCATCAATTAACCACCGTGTCGCTCAAAAGCCGACGCCTTGTAGAACCACCAGAAAACGACAGGCGGCGACGGTGTCACATCACACACATGGGGGGTATCTTTTCAATAAAGACCTGGACTAGTCGATGAAAAAAACTATaaattatgtttaaaaaaatgtcaatGAAACCGATGATGCATTGACAAAAATTTACATTAATTTCACAAGGTGAAGATGTGATTTATGTCGATTTTGCATTTGTCTATAAAATAACGTTTACAGTCACTGATCGAGACATGTCTAGACTCGCCGGTTCTGAGGGGCTGCAACTTCATCCATCATGGATGGGCTGCATAAATTCGGTGTGATTAGATTGATATCCACTGTTAAAGCGCTGCTTTTGAATCCATAATTCACAAATTGGCTCTGATATTTTATGCATGAGGGGTAGCTTGCCTACGTGCGCCCTCGCCTTTCCAACCCCCCTCATGGCACTTGTATCAAATACACGGGTTTGGAACTGTAACTGAAACGAGCTAGTGAGGCTAGCTAGAACCTCGGTTAGTTAACGGTGGCATATGCTCCCGGTCCAAACCCTGATTAACTACGTTATTTTAGatattatatgtatatatttcgaTTTTTGTTTCTCAAACAGCAGATCACGGCTTTAGCAGCCAGCACGTTGGCAGTGTCATCCTCCCGCGTCTCAATCTAGTGTTCGTAACTACGCTAGCCGTCACTGGTGACCATGCTAGCCAGAAACCTTTAACTAAACCAAGATGCACATTTATCCTCGAAAAATATAACCGAAACAGACCAACCTCGTTTTTAAATTAAATAGCAACATTATACCACAGAAAATATTTGCTAAGCTACTTTTAGTTAGTTGAGTAAAAGGTGTGTCGTCTGGTGGCCCAGGGATGAGAGAGCGTTTCATACCTGTCCGTTAGTTTTGACGGCAGCCGTATTCGCGACGGCAACCGCGTCCGCGGCAGCAGCTTTCGCCTCCACGACTACCCCTCCTTTGGACGCTTGGGAACCCATCGTTGTTCGGGTGTTTTTAAAGAAAACTTTAAAGGAAAAACACAAAAAAGTCGTCTCAATTTAATCCAGCCCCGCGCAGTGTTATGGATCCaatggcaacaaaaaaaaggcGATCGTGTAATTTGGGGGGGTCCTTTGAAGAAAAAAATAGCTCGTTTCTTTGACTTTTTTCCGCACTTCAACCTGTCGCTCCCGTAGAAGGAACCCACTAGTTTCTACAGTGGTTGAACGCAGCGCTTGAATAAAGACCAAGATACCACCAACGGGCGTGGTCACACGAGTCTATCCAATCATGAGCACCTTTATGAGTACTCTCCGCCCTCTTCAAAAGACGCTAAAACATTTTCTCTCCAACATCATATTCcaatggtttctctctctccaacatcATATTCcaatggtttctctctctccaacatcATATTCcaatggtttctctctctccaacatcATATTCcaatggtttctctctctccaacatcATATTCcaatggtttctctctctccaacatcATATTccaatggtctctctctctccaacatcaTATTCcaatggtttctctctctccaacatcATATTccaatggtctctctctctccaacatcaTATTCAATGGTCTCTCTCTCCAACATCATATTCCAATTGACTGGATTGAACGTTTGAATGGCGAGAGTCGTTATGAGTGAGTGGAGTGTAGAATACCGGCAAAATGATATCGCGCtcatttcttctttttttttaatagtCGTGCAATGATGTGCGCATCTACCAGGTCGAATACAGATTGAACAACATAACATTTGCCTGGAAACCCAATGTTTAATTGCATTGAATGATATGTCTGGCAGAAATGCGTGTTTGAATCAGGAACGTTTAATTTTATTCAACGTTCTGGGCTTGTAGAGGTCGTGAAAGGAAACGTTCCTGGTGCAAACGTTGATTTCTGCCGCCACATAGGATTCAATGCAACTCAAAGTCGTGTTGCCAGGCAACCTTGACGTGTTCAAAGGTTTGTTTGTTCCCCCTCCGCTtgtcaacaacatcaacatcccAACAACATGTGACGTGGCCATCACGCACATTCCAACCGTttgcacacacaaacataagCAACCCTCTACAGCTGTTTATAAATTCTAGCTAGATGTTTACTTTAGACAGCCACACATTCATGCTTGCTCCAGATTTCAACAACACCAATATAGCTCGGAATGTATTTGACTAATTTAATGGGGAAACCAAGGCAAGCACAGTCATATCAATATCTTTTACCAGAAGGAGAGGAACATTTACCTGTTGAATccatcacacatcacacactgTCTGCCATGGTTTGTAAATGTAAACTCTGGCCTGATCCTGGTTGGCTGGCACATTATGACACAATGTACCATCCATagcaagaaagagagaatggCCGTATATATCTAAACATCATATCCCGTTTACAATAACCCGAAAAGGATTGAGTGCTATGCTGATTTTAGACGGGATGCTATGCCATGTTAACATCTTACCGTATTTTAGGCTTACAGTTGTTTTTCACGGTCTGCGCAGACTCAGTTTCGCATATCATGGATGTTGGGGTGGTTATGTTTTGATCCGATTGtgaaacaaatcacttcaaaaagaaGGATACCTACACAGTTCAACATAATAATTAATTTAGCTGATAGTCTCCCCTGGCCCACACAGCCTACTGGCTACTTTCACACCTAATTTACACACATTTCTGCTTATCATTTCCAACATTTGGTAGGCCATTTATTTGTCATCtagttagatacatgcagcttctcttctgtcataccTTGTTGCCCTATGagactaaataaagtagtgctcaccagaataatgtcttaCATTGATAGAATGAATAGTAATCTAGTTAACACTGGTAAAGTTGTCTATTTCGTTTAGGGACCGTGGAGAAAAGACAATAACTAAACAAATCATTGGATTGGTCCTGTGCAGAATGTCCAAATGTCATCAGAAAATTAAAAAAACGGAGAAAATGATGAAAGACTTCAGTTGATCTTGGGTGCATCATTTATTCAGTTTGAAATACTGTGTCAACGATTACACCTTACAGACTCATTCAGATTTTCTCACGagatgctgaaataaataaataacatttacaAAATTAACA contains the following coding sequences:
- the LOC139559060 gene encoding MARCKS-related protein 1-B-like, encoding MGSQASKGGVVVEAKAAAADAVAVANTAAVKTNGQENGHVKSNGDVSATETAATNGSTDAAEAGAGGDAIEPAPAADKEAAKPDGEAAVKDTPKKKKKFSLKKSFNFKGLKLKKTKKEEVVEEEAAAPAEEKPAENGAAVDSEEKKEEVVKEEAAAPATEAPKAEEVQAKAEEVKEAPKEEVKEAAAVAPATELTKPTEETSSTPAAVAPSQQKAE